One Rubripirellula reticaptiva genomic region harbors:
- a CDS encoding response regulator translates to MTAILLVDDDMNLLRGLRRVLRDQPYDLYIANSGEMAVQMFQRCAFDLVVVDHKMDRMTGAELITWIADHFPETVRIMLTGNARVELAQEMINRGGVFRFLTKPTGDVDLAMAIREGLESARSKRVCVGPPVGTSHFMSANTVSADAMVGL, encoded by the coding sequence ATGACTGCCATTCTATTGGTCGATGATGACATGAACCTTTTACGAGGGCTCCGACGAGTCTTGCGCGATCAACCGTACGATCTCTACATTGCCAATTCAGGTGAAATGGCAGTGCAGATGTTTCAACGATGTGCATTCGATCTGGTCGTTGTGGACCACAAGATGGACCGCATGACCGGGGCCGAACTGATCACTTGGATTGCCGATCATTTTCCTGAAACGGTTCGAATCATGCTGACGGGCAATGCCCGAGTCGAGTTGGCCCAGGAAATGATCAATCGCGGCGGAGTGTTTCGGTTTTTGACGAAACCGACCGGTGATGTGGATCTGGCTATGGCAATTCGCGAGGGGCTAGAATCGGCACGCTCGAAACGAGTCTGCGTGGGGCCGCCGGTTGGAACGAGTCACTTTATGTCGGCTAACACGGTATCGGCCGACGCGATGGTCGGACTGTAA
- a CDS encoding response regulator has product MTTKILLVDDEPNVLQGFKRNLRNQYDLHFAVGGEAALKMIEKVGPFAVVVSDMQMPEMSGVELLSSIRDRNEQTVRVMLTGNADQKTAVDAVNEGNIFRFLSKPCPPDQLAKTLDAGLEQYRLVTAEAELLNKTLAGSVRMLTQVLSMAMPEAFGLTGEARAMVRAVAQRIGIGPMWQIEMAAMLMRVGCVSLPADVIHRYLNHQPLSSDDEALIEQTPKLGHDLISAIPRLQGVADLVAAQNEPACDPTPIAARILKAVGDFQRFRGDRSPLAALRLMEHRSQYDPVVVEHLSAVVQAMFQNQEVAVAQLTDGMVLESHVTDLSGRILIASGTEIHDSLIQKLIRLRRSQTGVREPISVRTVVVQPATATKTNNSDPQPVTAE; this is encoded by the coding sequence ATGACAACGAAGATCTTGCTTGTTGATGACGAGCCGAACGTATTGCAAGGTTTCAAACGAAATCTGCGGAATCAGTACGACTTGCACTTTGCAGTGGGTGGCGAGGCTGCCTTGAAAATGATCGAAAAGGTCGGCCCCTTTGCTGTTGTTGTTTCGGACATGCAGATGCCGGAAATGTCGGGCGTTGAATTGCTGTCCAGCATTCGCGACCGTAACGAACAAACCGTGCGAGTGATGTTGACCGGCAATGCCGACCAAAAGACTGCTGTTGATGCTGTCAACGAAGGAAATATCTTTCGATTTCTCAGCAAGCCTTGTCCGCCAGACCAATTAGCCAAGACACTCGACGCGGGACTCGAACAGTACCGACTGGTGACCGCGGAAGCCGAGCTGTTGAACAAAACTCTTGCTGGCAGTGTTCGCATGTTGACGCAGGTATTGTCGATGGCGATGCCCGAAGCATTTGGATTGACTGGCGAAGCACGAGCCATGGTTCGCGCCGTGGCTCAGCGGATCGGCATTGGGCCGATGTGGCAAATTGAAATGGCAGCGATGCTGATGCGAGTCGGATGTGTCTCTTTGCCTGCGGACGTGATTCATCGATATTTGAATCATCAGCCACTTTCGTCAGACGACGAAGCCCTGATCGAGCAAACGCCGAAGCTAGGTCACGATCTGATTTCTGCGATTCCGCGATTGCAGGGAGTTGCCGATTTGGTGGCTGCTCAAAACGAACCGGCTTGCGATCCAACTCCGATTGCGGCTCGCATCTTAAAAGCCGTCGGTGATTTTCAGCGTTTTCGTGGCGACAGATCACCGTTGGCGGCGCTGCGTTTGATGGAGCACCGATCTCAGTACGATCCTGTCGTTGTTGAACATCTGTCGGCGGTCGTTCAAGCGATGTTCCAAAACCAGGAAGTTGCTGTCGCTCAATTGACTGATGGAATGGTTCTTGAAAGCCATGTGACCGATCTGTCGGGACGAATTCTCATTGCCTCGGGCACCGAGATTCACGATTCCTTGATTCAAAAATTGATTCGTCTGCGTCGTTCTCAAACGGGCGTTCGTGAGCCGATCTCGGTTCGCACGGTCGTTGTCCAACCGGCGACTGCGACAAAAACAAACAACTCTGATCCTCAACCCGTGACTGCCGAGTAA
- a CDS encoding response regulator, with protein sequence MNMLHSIATTEVKTSILFVDDEVNVLSGLRRMLRGQRGVWDMHFAGGGQEALDLLATQPVDVIVSDMRMPGIDGAELLTRVSKQYPHTIRLVLSGQSEHEKIFRAIGPAHQFMSKPCEPDLLIKTVQRACGLQHQLHDEKLQQITSKIDSLPSLPRVYRELVQELESDDTSLDRVADVIGSDLAMSAKVLQLVNSSFFGLPHHVESPKHAVSMLGLNIIRPLALSASAFGEFKDPNLAGFSLEDSVNHGLAVAIAARKIAQQETSDIEVVDDAFIAGMMHDIGKMILAVHLTDPYRLAIAMAEKESIPLWQAELSVFGTTHAAVGAHLLGLWGLPNPIVEAVAFHHQPSATNIECTEFSPVAAVHAANAICGQGCDKFPGANCSVDGLCLDREYLSSLGRMDKVAGWIDLLRPEAVS encoded by the coding sequence ATGAATATGCTGCATTCAATCGCGACGACTGAAGTAAAAACCAGCATTCTGTTTGTCGACGATGAAGTCAACGTTTTGTCAGGGCTGCGTCGGATGCTGCGGGGACAGCGCGGCGTTTGGGACATGCATTTTGCCGGCGGCGGGCAAGAGGCACTTGATTTGTTGGCGACTCAGCCCGTCGATGTCATTGTTTCCGACATGCGAATGCCGGGTATCGATGGAGCTGAATTGTTGACGAGGGTTTCGAAACAGTATCCGCACACTATCCGGTTGGTGTTGAGCGGTCAGTCTGAACACGAAAAGATATTTCGTGCGATCGGGCCAGCGCATCAATTCATGTCGAAGCCTTGCGAGCCGGATCTATTAATCAAAACGGTTCAACGCGCATGTGGTTTGCAGCATCAGTTACACGATGAAAAGCTGCAACAGATCACGTCAAAGATTGACAGTCTGCCAAGCTTGCCGCGTGTCTATCGCGAGTTGGTTCAAGAATTAGAGTCTGACGACACCTCGCTCGACCGAGTTGCTGACGTGATCGGCAGCGATTTGGCGATGAGCGCGAAGGTTTTGCAGTTGGTCAATTCTTCGTTTTTTGGGCTTCCCCATCATGTGGAGAGTCCAAAACACGCGGTCTCGATGCTTGGGCTAAATATCATTCGTCCGCTAGCACTATCGGCTAGCGCTTTTGGTGAGTTCAAGGATCCAAACTTAGCAGGTTTCTCGCTAGAGGATTCGGTCAATCACGGTTTGGCGGTCGCCATCGCGGCTCGCAAGATCGCACAACAAGAAACAAGCGACATCGAAGTTGTTGATGATGCGTTCATTGCTGGAATGATGCACGACATCGGGAAGATGATCTTGGCCGTTCACTTGACCGATCCTTATCGGCTGGCGATAGCAATGGCAGAAAAGGAATCCATCCCGCTTTGGCAGGCCGAATTGTCTGTCTTCGGCACCACTCATGCCGCCGTTGGCGCTCATCTGCTGGGGCTGTGGGGGCTGCCTAATCCGATTGTCGAAGCCGTCGCGTTTCATCATCAACCGTCCGCAACGAACATCGAGTGCACTGAGTTTTCCCCCGTCGCGGCCGTCCATGCAGCAAACGCTATTTGTGGGCAAGGTTGCGATAAGTTCCCCGGTGCGAATTGTTCGGTGGATGGTCTCTGTCTGGACCGCGAATATCTAAGTTCGTTGGGACGAATGGACAAAGTTGCAGGCTGGATCGATTTGCTGCGACCCGAGGCTGTGTCATGA
- a CDS encoding sensor histidine kinase: MSKFSHAKDLDKLEQRLAQAQKLESIGELAAGIAHEINTPIQYVGDNTRFVQEAFGGLALLLADCQNFAALADQTVDLAEAANRLRLSIDSADVDYLIEEIPAAISQTLEGVDRVAKIVRAMKEFAHPGVSEMAQTDLCQAINNTVMVARNEWKYVATIETDFDSTLGPVQCFPGELNQVLLNLIVNAAHAIGESMNGSADAKGCITISTKRCDEQAEIRVADTGRGITPENLAKVFSPFFTTKAAGKGTGQGLAIAHSVIVEKHAGTIDVASVVGQGTVFTIRLPLQRPKQVTAPISGSLVASPFEAELTS, translated from the coding sequence ATGTCTAAGTTTTCTCACGCAAAAGATTTAGACAAGCTTGAACAACGGTTGGCGCAGGCGCAAAAGCTAGAGTCGATTGGCGAGCTGGCGGCGGGAATCGCGCATGAAATCAATACTCCCATTCAATACGTCGGTGACAACACACGTTTTGTGCAAGAGGCGTTTGGAGGTCTAGCCCTCCTATTAGCTGACTGCCAAAATTTTGCCGCGCTTGCTGATCAGACTGTTGATCTGGCCGAGGCGGCGAACCGCTTGCGGTTATCGATTGATTCGGCTGATGTTGACTATCTTATCGAAGAAATTCCGGCGGCGATCAGCCAAACGCTTGAAGGCGTTGATCGAGTCGCAAAGATCGTTCGTGCGATGAAAGAGTTTGCCCATCCCGGCGTTTCGGAAATGGCACAAACGGATCTATGCCAAGCGATCAACAACACGGTCATGGTCGCCCGCAATGAATGGAAGTATGTCGCCACCATCGAGACAGACTTTGATTCGACTTTGGGGCCTGTGCAGTGTTTCCCGGGTGAGTTGAATCAAGTCTTGCTAAATTTGATCGTCAACGCTGCTCATGCGATTGGTGAGTCGATGAACGGATCAGCCGACGCAAAGGGTTGCATCACAATTTCGACCAAACGGTGTGATGAGCAAGCAGAAATTCGAGTCGCTGATACCGGCCGAGGGATTACACCGGAAAACCTAGCCAAAGTATTTAGTCCATTTTTCACTACCAAAGCGGCAGGGAAAGGTACCGGGCAAGGCTTGGCGATCGCTCATAGCGTGATCGTCGAAAAACATGCTGGGACGATCGATGTCGCCAGTGTTGTCGGGCAAGGGACCGTGTTCACGATCCGTCTTCCCTTGCAGCGACCGAAGCAAGTCACGGCACCGATCTCGGGTTCACTCGTTGCATCGCCATTCGAAGCGGAGTTGACGTCATGA
- a CDS encoding PAS domain-containing sensor histidine kinase — protein MSELELLNRRFERERKARKEAESLLEQKSLAVYEANQKLQRMADQNRAIVETAAEGILSYDENGTISAFNRSARLIFKCPSMVGKSISSVFAMDDSCRAVLFPASNVATDVFPPGAELATTDDTEVCQFTLPDAIEVAATKFDGKPFQSEVAVSRCQRGDGVVFTAVVRDLSKRKAMESRLRQAQKMESVGQLAAGIAHEINTPIQFVGDNIQFLQSAFNDLAGLIDLFEQLEKAVAEETPTAELLEKIATERELADLPFLREEFPGAIEQSLSGIERVAKIVRALKEFSQPMSEAKTSIDVNRSIENTLAVTANQCRNVGHVELDLSADLGLVSCLAGQMNQVWLNLLTNSLDAVTEHRAEGERHIRISTRLVANDSLEDEVEVCFEDNGPGIPAAIQERIFEPFFTTKEVGKGAGQGLSFVHDVIVEKHGGIIYVQSPPQGGTRVVVRLPIQCDSSIQRRTHARSAY, from the coding sequence ATGTCCGAACTGGAACTATTGAATCGACGGTTTGAGCGAGAGCGGAAGGCTCGCAAGGAAGCTGAAAGTCTTCTCGAGCAAAAGTCGTTGGCGGTTTATGAGGCGAATCAGAAGTTGCAACGGATGGCGGACCAAAATCGCGCTATCGTCGAAACCGCGGCCGAGGGAATTTTGTCGTACGACGAGAACGGCACCATCTCTGCTTTCAATCGTTCGGCACGCTTGATCTTCAAGTGCCCAAGCATGGTTGGTAAATCCATTTCCAGTGTGTTTGCCATGGACGATTCTTGCCGTGCGGTTCTGTTCCCCGCGTCGAATGTCGCAACCGACGTTTTTCCGCCCGGTGCCGAACTTGCTACAACCGACGACACGGAAGTCTGCCAATTCACTCTGCCCGACGCGATCGAAGTTGCAGCGACAAAGTTTGACGGTAAACCCTTCCAGTCCGAAGTTGCTGTCAGTCGCTGTCAACGCGGCGACGGAGTCGTTTTTACGGCCGTGGTACGTGATTTGTCCAAACGCAAGGCGATGGAGTCTCGCCTGCGTCAGGCTCAGAAGATGGAATCGGTTGGCCAACTCGCTGCCGGCATTGCACATGAAATCAATACGCCGATTCAATTCGTCGGCGACAATATCCAGTTCTTGCAGTCGGCATTCAACGACCTTGCCGGTCTGATTGACCTGTTCGAGCAGTTAGAGAAGGCAGTAGCGGAAGAAACACCTACGGCCGAATTGCTCGAAAAGATTGCGACTGAGCGCGAACTCGCTGACTTGCCATTTCTTCGCGAAGAGTTTCCCGGTGCAATCGAGCAATCGTTGTCGGGAATCGAACGTGTCGCAAAAATCGTGCGAGCGCTTAAAGAGTTTTCGCAGCCGATGTCCGAAGCGAAAACTTCGATCGATGTAAATCGGTCGATCGAAAACACTCTTGCGGTGACCGCGAATCAGTGCCGAAATGTTGGCCACGTGGAACTCGACCTATCCGCCGATTTGGGTTTAGTGTCCTGCTTGGCCGGGCAGATGAACCAGGTTTGGTTAAACCTACTAACCAATTCCCTTGACGCAGTCACCGAGCATCGAGCCGAGGGTGAACGACACATCCGTATTTCGACTCGGCTAGTGGCCAACGATTCGCTAGAAGATGAAGTCGAAGTCTGCTTCGAAGACAACGGCCCCGGAATTCCTGCGGCAATCCAAGAGCGAATTTTTGAACCGTTCTTCACGACCAAAGAAGTAGGAAAAGGGGCCGGTCAAGGCTTGTCGTTCGTTCATGACGTGATCGTCGAAAAACACGGCGGAATCATCTACGTGCAATCACCCCCACAGGGCGGCACGAGAGTGGTTGTTCGGCTGCCGATTCAGTGTGATTCCAGCATCCAGAGGCGCACTCATGCACGTTCTGCTTATTGA
- a CDS encoding heme NO-binding domain-containing protein — MKGIVFTELIEMVESDLGIEIADRMIAGGNTQNSGAYTAVGTYDHAELIHLVVALSQETSIPVSELVRTFGKHLFVRFFELYPQFFSGIESATQFLPLVETYIHVEVRKLYPDAELPSFECQQTGEVLAMTYRSKRPFADLAEGLVLACVDHFADAIEVARTDIGEKNGTEATFTLTPKTTNCLLAETV, encoded by the coding sequence ATGAAGGGCATCGTCTTTACTGAATTGATCGAGATGGTTGAAAGCGATCTTGGTATCGAGATCGCCGACCGCATGATTGCGGGCGGTAACACCCAAAACAGTGGCGCTTATACCGCCGTCGGCACCTACGATCACGCCGAACTGATTCATCTAGTTGTAGCGCTTTCGCAAGAGACCTCGATTCCTGTATCTGAATTGGTTCGCACGTTCGGCAAGCACTTATTTGTTCGCTTTTTCGAGCTCTATCCTCAATTCTTTTCAGGAATTGAATCGGCAACGCAGTTCTTGCCCTTAGTTGAGACCTACATTCACGTTGAGGTCCGCAAACTCTATCCGGATGCTGAATTGCCTTCCTTTGAGTGTCAGCAAACCGGTGAAGTGCTTGCCATGACGTACCGATCCAAGCGTCCGTTTGCCGACTTGGCCGAGGGGCTGGTCCTTGCTTGTGTTGATCACTTTGCCGACGCAATCGAAGTCGCTCGAACGGACATTGGTGAGAAAAATGGTACCGAAGCCACTTTCACGCTGACTCCTAAGACAACGAACTGCTTATTAGCCGAGACTGTCTGA
- a CDS encoding BLUF domain-containing protein, whose product MNSKSSKTNLMKQMVYASAAVASFEETELDGLLRLSRSSNQSIGITGVLLFRDRTFFQVMEGPADAVDKLFRRISADPRHCNMIVLSEQEIDSRHFGDWQMGFTRDEGVIDLLPGFVDFFAQRDTEGPGSSSSDSCAAGQSPKFIDLKSDSQRMRQILEGFRRGRWRRSEFTEPVLSAN is encoded by the coding sequence ATGAATAGTAAATCTTCCAAAACGAATCTGATGAAGCAAATGGTGTATGCCAGTGCTGCCGTCGCTTCCTTTGAAGAAACAGAGCTCGATGGACTACTTCGTCTTTCGCGATCATCGAATCAGTCGATTGGGATCACCGGAGTATTGTTATTTCGCGACCGCACGTTTTTTCAGGTAATGGAAGGACCGGCGGACGCCGTCGACAAGCTTTTTCGCCGGATCTCTGCGGATCCGCGTCACTGCAACATGATCGTGCTGTCCGAGCAAGAGATCGACAGCCGACACTTTGGCGACTGGCAGATGGGGTTCACTCGTGACGAGGGTGTCATCGATCTGCTGCCCGGATTCGTCGACTTCTTTGCACAACGCGACACAGAGGGACCGGGTTCGAGTTCTTCCGATAGTTGCGCCGCCGGACAGTCGCCCAAGTTCATTGACTTGAAAAGCGACTCGCAACGCATGCGGCAGATTCTCGAAGGTTTCCGACGCGGGCGTTGGCGTCGATCCGAGTTCACCGAACCGGTACTCAGCGCAAACTAG
- a CDS encoding alpha/beta hydrolase, producing the protein MSTKSLVVIAIAIFSYFPTTVFAEAPSGRGNGDYVVGPEYRLSDDLRNKGNVRGQSFEFSMPLADSKIFRGDDSTLDPKKEVRTDRKIFVYVPAAYQDGDKAPILVTLDGPSRMNLVTAALDNLTASKDPKRALPAFIVIAVQNGGDDSKGSQRGLEYDTMSDRFARFINDEVLPAVLDNAKIRAAFPNIAFTSDPWGKAVMGCSSGGAAALTMGWFRPDLFRRLITYSGTFVDQQDDDAAEEAAFPLGAWEYHSGMKLIENSDKKPLRIFTHVAENDNRAGDAEETYHNWVMANQRTAAALKAKGYDYRFVFSKASRHCDNRVFELTLADTLVWMWDGYEPE; encoded by the coding sequence ATGTCGACGAAGTCTCTTGTTGTGATCGCGATTGCGATTTTCTCGTACTTTCCAACGACGGTTTTTGCCGAGGCGCCGAGCGGCCGAGGGAATGGAGACTACGTCGTTGGCCCCGAATATCGATTATCGGACGATCTAAGGAACAAAGGCAATGTGCGCGGCCAGTCATTTGAGTTTTCGATGCCACTGGCTGACAGCAAGATTTTCCGTGGCGACGATTCGACTTTGGATCCCAAGAAGGAAGTCCGAACCGATCGAAAGATCTTTGTTTACGTTCCGGCCGCCTATCAAGACGGCGACAAGGCGCCAATCCTGGTGACGCTTGATGGCCCCAGCCGGATGAATTTGGTGACCGCGGCGCTGGACAACCTTACCGCGTCAAAAGATCCGAAACGCGCATTGCCGGCGTTCATTGTGATTGCAGTGCAAAACGGTGGGGACGACAGCAAGGGCAGCCAACGTGGCTTGGAATACGACACGATGTCAGACCGTTTTGCGCGGTTCATCAACGATGAAGTTCTACCCGCGGTATTAGACAACGCAAAGATCCGGGCTGCCTTTCCAAACATCGCGTTCACGTCCGACCCGTGGGGCAAAGCCGTTATGGGATGCAGCAGTGGCGGAGCGGCAGCGCTAACGATGGGCTGGTTCCGCCCTGATTTGTTTCGGCGGCTGATCACTTACTCGGGGACTTTCGTCGACCAACAAGATGACGATGCTGCCGAAGAGGCCGCCTTCCCGTTGGGCGCGTGGGAGTACCACTCGGGGATGAAGCTGATTGAAAACAGCGACAAAAAGCCGCTACGCATCTTCACTCACGTGGCTGAAAACGACAACCGCGCGGGCGACGCCGAGGAAACCTACCATAACTGGGTAATGGCAAACCAACGGACCGCCGCAGCACTGAAAGCAAAAGGATACGACTATCGATTCGTATTCAGTAAAGCGTCCCGGCACTGCGACAACCGTGTTTTCGAGCTAACGCTTGCCGACACGCTGGTTTGGATGTGGGACGGATACGAACCGGAATAA
- a CDS encoding DUF3859 domain-containing protein gives MAKRKPEIKMRSYGVYAHWDAESKELPRFMQTATRIQAKVGIEFGFIVNIKNCKNQVLDYCIDHPGILDDRGQRREPFDGTVYVKTNDWNFYLGDTIWDPIADKIGDWVLYLELDGNVVAEKTFELCDDAPQ, from the coding sequence ATGGCCAAACGCAAACCGGAAATCAAGATGCGCAGCTACGGCGTCTATGCTCATTGGGACGCCGAATCAAAAGAGTTGCCGCGGTTCATGCAGACGGCGACTCGGATCCAAGCCAAGGTCGGCATTGAATTCGGATTTATCGTCAATATCAAAAACTGCAAAAACCAAGTGCTCGACTACTGCATCGATCATCCCGGCATTCTTGATGATCGTGGCCAGCGGCGCGAACCGTTCGATGGAACGGTCTATGTGAAAACGAACGACTGGAATTTTTACCTAGGCGATACGATTTGGGATCCGATCGCCGACAAAATCGGCGACTGGGTTCTCTACTTGGAACTCGATGGGAACGTCGTCGCCGAGAAAACGTTTGAACTCTGCGATGATGCGCCGCAGTAG
- a CDS encoding DUF1573 domain-containing protein, which translates to MFRRFSLALSIFAGISSIACLNLVSSNVQAQDWTAAAFPVKTHQFGTVAVGSKTEFVFPVVNTMSNTMHIQTVRASCGCTTPIVQNQYIAPGETGSILARFNTDTFKGQKGATLTVVIDQPFYSEVRLRVDGYIRSDMVFFPGAIEFGNLAQGEAVAKSTKVLYAGRSDWQIMDVRSNKSWLMPVVKETVRENGRVNYELTVDVREDAPTGYFQDELVVVTNDRSMPNVPLRVSGQVESALSISPQAIALGSLKPGEAVSRKLVLIGREPFHVDTITADGWKINFQPTSESKKMQMVDATFTFVGDTAGPKKESFVIKTAGGNSVTAKGLITAEVRGE; encoded by the coding sequence ATGTTTCGACGCTTCTCTTTGGCTCTTTCGATTTTCGCCGGCATTTCGTCGATCGCTTGCCTAAACCTAGTTTCGTCGAACGTCCAAGCCCAGGATTGGACTGCGGCTGCGTTCCCAGTTAAGACTCACCAATTTGGAACGGTAGCGGTCGGTTCGAAAACGGAATTCGTTTTCCCGGTCGTAAACACGATGTCCAATACAATGCACATCCAAACGGTCCGAGCAAGTTGTGGATGCACGACTCCCATCGTTCAAAACCAATACATCGCTCCTGGTGAAACCGGATCCATTTTGGCTCGGTTCAACACTGACACATTCAAAGGGCAAAAAGGCGCGACACTAACGGTGGTGATTGACCAACCGTTCTACAGCGAAGTCCGTTTGCGAGTGGACGGCTATATCCGCAGCGATATGGTTTTCTTTCCGGGAGCCATTGAATTTGGCAATCTGGCACAAGGCGAAGCTGTCGCAAAATCGACAAAAGTTCTGTACGCCGGCCGTAGTGACTGGCAGATCATGGATGTGCGAAGCAATAAGTCTTGGCTGATGCCCGTCGTGAAAGAAACGGTCCGCGAAAACGGCCGCGTCAACTACGAATTGACCGTCGATGTTCGCGAAGACGCGCCGACAGGATATTTCCAGGACGAGTTGGTCGTCGTTACCAATGATCGCTCGATGCCAAACGTCCCGCTTAGAGTTTCCGGTCAAGTCGAGTCGGCCCTGTCGATTTCGCCACAAGCGATCGCACTGGGATCACTGAAGCCTGGCGAAGCAGTCAGCCGAAAGTTGGTGCTGATCGGCCGCGAACCGTTCCACGTCGACACGATCACCGCCGATGGCTGGAAAATCAATTTCCAACCGACGTCAGAATCGAAGAAGATGCAAATGGTCGATGCAACGTTCACCTTTGTCGGCGACACCGCGGGACCGAAAAAGGAATCTTTCGTCATCAAGACTGCCGGTGGAAATTCGGTCACCGCCAAGGGACTGATCACCGCAGAAGTTCGCGGCGAGTAA
- a CDS encoding ROK family protein produces the protein MSLFVGVDVGGTTSTIAIGDSDRNLLCISKQFPTRSIDGPDATIADIVNQIEIELEKLGRQCDEVSGITLATPGPATKDGILLSTPNLDSRLWNRCPIRERLQTAWANNGKAIEVSYVGDGQAAAVGESAIRTGLVHWSESPMDGKQDEFDSLFMVAVGTGLGGGEVRSGKPVQGSFGRAGHAGHLMLPVHAFRYEHDRNLKVGNAYCTAESAVSLTSLTHQLAYRLTLDTYRDHVLNKQTCSMKDKAKQLRELAADGDTLAVELLDDQATALGITLLMVNYLGDYDRLVIGGGVCDLAPALRDRYLDLVRRAYHENALDGFRDFHEFSFSVCGDQASVIGALSYAIK, from the coding sequence GTGTCACTATTTGTCGGTGTCGACGTCGGCGGAACCACCAGCACGATTGCAATCGGTGATTCGGATCGCAACTTGCTGTGCATTTCGAAGCAATTTCCTACCCGCTCGATCGATGGGCCTGATGCCACGATCGCGGATATTGTGAACCAAATCGAAATCGAGCTGGAAAAATTGGGGCGTCAGTGTGATGAGGTTTCTGGCATCACGCTGGCAACACCGGGGCCAGCGACCAAAGACGGCATCCTGTTGTCGACGCCGAACCTGGATTCGCGATTGTGGAATCGCTGTCCGATTCGTGAACGACTGCAAACCGCCTGGGCCAACAATGGTAAGGCAATCGAAGTTAGCTATGTCGGAGACGGCCAAGCCGCGGCGGTGGGCGAGTCAGCGATTCGCACCGGGCTCGTGCATTGGTCCGAATCACCGATGGACGGCAAACAAGACGAGTTTGATTCGTTGTTCATGGTCGCGGTCGGCACCGGCCTAGGTGGTGGCGAAGTGCGCAGCGGAAAGCCCGTGCAAGGCAGTTTTGGCCGCGCCGGTCACGCTGGGCACCTGATGTTGCCGGTGCATGCGTTCCGCTATGAACATGATCGCAACCTGAAAGTGGGTAACGCCTATTGCACCGCCGAGAGTGCGGTTTCGTTGACGTCGCTGACGCATCAATTAGCGTATCGGCTGACTCTCGACACCTATCGTGACCACGTGCTGAACAAACAGACGTGCAGCATGAAAGACAAGGCGAAACAACTTCGCGAGTTGGCAGCCGATGGTGATACGTTGGCCGTCGAACTGCTCGACGATCAAGCCACGGCGCTCGGGATCACCTTGCTGATGGTCAATTACTTGGGTGACTATGACCGGCTAGTGATCGGTGGTGGCGTTTGCGATTTAGCACCCGCACTGCGAGATCGATACTTGGACTTGGTCCGTCGTGCGTACCATGAAAACGCACTGGACGGATTCCGTGATTTCCACGAGTTCAGTTTCAGCGTCTGCGGCGACCAAGCATCTGTGATCGGCGCATTGTCTTACGCGATCAAGTAA
- a CDS encoding GNAT family N-acetyltransferase, producing the protein MMTTIRTRGFLYLVGTLVNKLVPERVFRFRIFRIFELEEIDLDANAGRSQANAPRAHELMFRWCETEAEIADACRLTFFRPDGSGAPQQACLAIANSEPVGGVWIGRDYFNETELGLRICLNEDQTWLFSAFVEKQHRRTGVYRRLLNHVLADQQQTVFASINPTNKASIKSHSPYIRRTAGTCVAVRCFGWSKCWASGQLRVDGNEITILAYTESN; encoded by the coding sequence ATGATGACGACAATTCGAACTCGCGGGTTTCTCTATTTGGTAGGAACCTTGGTCAACAAATTAGTGCCAGAACGAGTCTTTCGATTCCGGATCTTCCGAATCTTCGAGCTCGAAGAAATCGACCTGGACGCCAATGCCGGACGATCCCAGGCGAATGCGCCGCGTGCCCATGAACTTATGTTTCGGTGGTGCGAAACCGAGGCCGAAATCGCGGATGCTTGCCGTCTGACCTTTTTTCGTCCCGATGGATCGGGCGCTCCCCAACAAGCTTGTCTAGCGATTGCTAATTCCGAACCGGTCGGTGGCGTCTGGATTGGCCGCGACTATTTCAACGAAACGGAACTGGGCCTTCGGATTTGCTTGAACGAGGATCAAACGTGGCTCTTTTCGGCTTTCGTTGAAAAGCAACATCGTCGCACGGGCGTCTATCGCCGCCTACTCAACCATGTCCTTGCCGATCAACAGCAGACGGTTTTTGCGTCGATCAATCCAACCAACAAAGCGTCCATCAAATCTCATTCGCCGTACATTCGCCGAACGGCGGGGACCTGCGTCGCCGTCCGCTGCTTTGGATGGTCAAAATGCTGGGCCAGTGGTCAATTGCGAGTCGACGGTAACGAAATCACGATTCTTGCCTACACGGAATCGAATTAA